In Lacrimispora indolis DSM 755, a genomic segment contains:
- a CDS encoding zinc-dependent alcohol dehydrogenase: MKKLVATAPRVAELKDYEDRPIESNEVRVKVEFAAPKHGTELADFRGTTPFIDGKFDSDWNIFTQREKEEPRGIEFGDLPIGNMFVGTIIETGADVTDYAAGDRVCSYGPIRETEIVNGVNNYKLRKMRRDASEKNAVCYDPAQFALGGIRDANIRPGDNVVVIGLGAIGQIAVQLAKKLGAAVVIAVDPIEKRREIAARYGADVCLDPMACDVGYEIKRSTGKLGADGILETSGSVQALQSALKGLAYGGTIAYVAFAKPFPAGLWLGQEAHYNYGKVIFSRACSEPNPDYPRWNRKRIEDVVWDMLMSSYLDCSEIIDPIVKFENCAEGICTYMDREPEKSIKMGVVFGGEA, translated from the coding sequence ATGAAAAAGTTAGTTGCAACAGCACCCAGAGTGGCCGAATTAAAGGACTATGAGGATCGGCCCATTGAAAGCAATGAGGTGAGAGTCAAGGTTGAATTTGCAGCTCCGAAGCACGGGACGGAGCTGGCCGATTTCAGAGGAACCACCCCTTTTATCGACGGAAAGTTTGACAGTGACTGGAATATTTTTACCCAGCGGGAGAAGGAGGAACCGCGGGGCATCGAATTCGGAGATCTTCCCATTGGCAACATGTTTGTGGGAACCATCATTGAGACCGGAGCAGATGTGACGGATTATGCAGCAGGAGACCGGGTATGTTCCTATGGTCCGATCCGGGAGACCGAGATTGTCAATGGAGTAAATAATTATAAGCTGAGAAAAATGAGAAGGGATGCCTCGGAAAAAAACGCAGTCTGTTACGATCCGGCACAGTTTGCCCTGGGTGGGATCCGGGATGCCAATATCCGCCCCGGTGATAATGTAGTGGTGATTGGCCTTGGAGCTATTGGCCAGATCGCGGTTCAGCTGGCGAAAAAGCTGGGGGCGGCCGTGGTCATTGCTGTTGATCCCATTGAAAAGAGACGGGAAATTGCAGCGCGCTATGGAGCCGATGTCTGCCTTGACCCGATGGCATGTGACGTAGGCTATGAAATTAAGCGCTCCACCGGAAAGCTGGGAGCGGATGGGATTTTGGAGACAAGCGGAAGCGTGCAGGCGCTGCAGTCTGCGCTGAAGGGCCTGGCTTATGGAGGAACGATCGCCTATGTAGCGTTTGCAAAACCATTTCCAGCCGGTTTGTGGCTGGGACAGGAGGCTCATTATAATTATGGAAAAGTCATTTTTTCCAGAGCCTGCAGTGAACCGAACCCGGATTATCCCAGGTGGAACCGGAAGCGGATCGAGGATGTAGTATGGGATATGCTCATGAGCAGTTATCTGGACTGTTCTGAAATCATTGATCCCATTGTGAAGTTTGAGAATTGTGCGGAAGGCATTTGTACCTATATGGATCGGGAACCGGAAAAGAGCATCAAAATGGGCGTTGTATTCGGAGGTGAGGCGTGA
- a CDS encoding PduL/EutD family phosphate acyltransferase, with product MNFIVETSARHVHLSQEHLEILFGQGYELTKKKYLSQPGQYACEERVTVVGSKSEFKGISILGPVRKATQIELSMTDARSIGIAAPLRESGDVAGSGACKIIGPAGEIEITEGVIVAKRHIHATPAEAEQLGVKDGEIVSVKVDTNGRSLIFGDVVVRVNENYALAMHIDTDESNAAGCGREQYGEIIK from the coding sequence ATGAATTTTATCGTTGAAACATCAGCTCGTCATGTACATTTATCTCAGGAACATCTTGAGATTTTATTTGGACAGGGCTATGAGTTAACAAAGAAAAAATATTTATCCCAGCCGGGTCAGTATGCATGTGAAGAGAGAGTAACCGTTGTAGGTTCCAAGAGTGAGTTTAAAGGAATTTCCATTTTAGGACCGGTTAGAAAGGCGACTCAGATAGAGCTTTCTATGACCGATGCCCGTTCCATTGGAATTGCCGCACCTTTGAGAGAATCCGGTGACGTTGCAGGCAGCGGTGCATGCAAGATTATTGGACCTGCCGGTGAAATTGAAATAACAGAGGGTGTAATCGTTGCAAAGCGTCATATTCATGCAACCCCCGCAGAAGCAGAACAGCTTGGTGTGAAAGATGGTGAAATCGTTTCTGTAAAGGTTGACACGAACGGAAGAAGCCTGATTTTCGGAGATGTGGTTGTGCGTGTAAATGAAAATTATGCTTTGGCTATGCACATTGATACAGATGAATCTAACGCAGCAGGCTGCGGCAGAGAACAGTACGGTGAAATTATTAAATAA
- a CDS encoding acetate/propionate family kinase, whose translation MKILVINCGSSSLKYQLIDMENEGVLAKGLCERIGINGSKLSHKAEGKEEMEVEKEMPNHTVAIKLVMDALVDPEYGVIKDTSEISAVGHRVLHAGTIYSDSIVVNEDVKKVIRDCFDLGPLHNPANLVGIEACEEAVPGVPNVAVFDTSFGMGMPEKASMYAIPHEYYEKYSIRRYGFHGTSHKFVSNEALSYCGLDPEKGKVVVCHLGNGASISASIGGKCVDTSMGLTPLEGLIMGTRSGDIDPAVVQFICNKEGKSVNEVLDILNKKSGILGMSGGISSDFRDVQKAQGEGNHLADVAIQAFIYRVAKYIGAYVAAMNGVDAIVFTAGVGENDKPIRGAVCEYLGYLGITIDPEINKARGKRVMISTPDSKVKVCVIPTNEELAIARETKALV comes from the coding sequence ATGAAAATTTTAGTTATTAACTGCGGAAGTTCTTCCTTAAAGTATCAGCTGATTGATATGGAGAACGAGGGAGTTCTGGCAAAAGGCTTATGCGAGAGAATCGGCATTAACGGTTCCAAGCTGTCTCACAAGGCAGAAGGAAAAGAGGAAATGGAAGTAGAGAAAGAGATGCCGAACCATACCGTTGCTATCAAGCTGGTTATGGATGCATTGGTTGATCCGGAATACGGTGTAATCAAGGATACCAGTGAAATTTCTGCAGTAGGACACAGGGTTCTCCATGCCGGCACGATTTACAGCGATTCCATCGTAGTAAATGAAGATGTGAAAAAAGTTATCCGTGACTGCTTTGATTTAGGACCTTTGCATAATCCTGCAAACCTGGTAGGAATTGAGGCATGTGAGGAAGCAGTACCTGGAGTTCCCAATGTAGCGGTATTTGATACTTCTTTTGGTATGGGTATGCCTGAAAAAGCCTCCATGTATGCAATTCCTCATGAATACTATGAGAAATACAGCATTCGCCGTTACGGCTTCCATGGTACAAGCCATAAATTTGTATCCAATGAAGCGTTAAGCTATTGCGGTTTAGATCCTGAGAAGGGCAAGGTAGTTGTTTGCCATTTAGGAAACGGAGCCAGCATTTCAGCCTCCATCGGCGGCAAGTGTGTGGACACCAGCATGGGACTGACTCCTTTAGAGGGCCTTATCATGGGAACCAGAAGCGGTGATATTGATCCTGCTGTTGTACAGTTTATCTGCAATAAGGAAGGCAAGAGTGTTAATGAAGTATTGGATATCTTAAATAAGAAATCCGGTATTCTCGGCATGTCCGGAGGCATTTCCAGTGATTTCCGCGATGTGCAGAAGGCTCAGGGAGAAGGCAACCATCTGGCTGATGTTGCTATTCAGGCATTTATTTACCGCGTAGCAAAATACATCGGTGCTTATGTGGCAGCCATGAACGGTGTTGATGCCATTGTATTTACTGCAGGTGTCGGTGAAAACGATAAGCCGATCAGAGGTGCGGTTTGCGAATATTTAGGTTACCTTGGCATTACCATTGATCCGGAGATCAATAAGGCAAGAGGAAAACGTGTCATGATTTCCACACCGGATTCAAAGGTAAAGGTATGTGTCATTCCTACCAATGAAGAACTGGCCATTGCAAGAGAGACAAAGGCTCTGGTATAA
- a CDS encoding YceD family protein translates to MLINLTELFTLEGKEKTYTPELEMKVYHGPNGDYEVVDAEPVLLRIMNLGDKRLEVEGKAKLALLIPCDRCLEPVRVDLDFDVIRALDLSETDTGIVEDFEEQPYVNGYNLDVDQLVCDELILNLPMKVLCSEDCKGICNRCGTNLNHETCDCDIRPTDPRMAVIQDIFKQFKEV, encoded by the coding sequence ATGCTTATTAATTTAACTGAGTTGTTTACCCTGGAAGGGAAAGAGAAAACTTATACACCCGAACTTGAAATGAAGGTCTATCATGGGCCCAATGGCGATTATGAAGTGGTGGATGCAGAACCTGTGCTGCTGCGGATTATGAATCTGGGGGACAAGAGGCTGGAAGTGGAAGGAAAGGCGAAACTCGCTTTGCTTATTCCATGCGACCGCTGCTTAGAGCCGGTGCGTGTTGACTTAGATTTTGATGTGATCCGTGCTCTTGATTTAAGTGAAACGGATACGGGGATAGTAGAAGATTTTGAAGAACAACCATATGTTAACGGTTATAATCTGGATGTAGACCAGTTGGTTTGTGATGAACTCATACTGAACCTGCCTATGAAGGTTCTCTGCAGTGAAGACTGTAAGGGGATTTGTAATAGATGTGGAACAAATCTCAATCATGAGACTTGTGACTGCGATATTAGGCCTACAGACCCTAGAATGGCAGTCATCCAGGATATTTTTAAACAGTTTAAGGAGGTGTAA
- a CDS encoding phenylpyruvate tautomerase MIF-related protein, with the protein MPFINSKVNVTLSEEEKTALKARLGQAISLIPGKSESWLMVGFEDNCSLYFKGKNDTKMAFVEVKIFGHASEQDYDRLTAEICKIHKDVLSIAQDKIYVKYEEVDHWGWNGGNF; encoded by the coding sequence ATGCCTTTTATTAATTCCAAAGTAAATGTTACATTATCAGAAGAAGAAAAAACAGCCTTAAAGGCCAGGCTTGGACAGGCCATCAGCCTCATTCCCGGCAAGTCGGAAAGCTGGCTCATGGTTGGTTTTGAAGATAACTGTTCTCTTTACTTTAAGGGTAAGAATGATACAAAGATGGCTTTTGTGGAAGTGAAGATTTTCGGTCATGCATCAGAGCAGGATTATGACCGCCTGACTGCTGAGATCTGCAAGATCCACAAGGACGTGCTTTCCATTGCACAGGATAAAATTTATGTGAAGTATGAGGAAGTGGATCACTGGGGTTGGAACGGCGGAAACTTTTAA
- a CDS encoding histidine phosphatase family protein produces the protein MNIYLIRHGRQNSRLCNIDVNLSEEGLRQSALMGKRLAAKTIEAVYSSHLIRAVETAKEANRYWNAEHIIRQELREISFGEMEGLADEEIEARFKEFKKEQEQMELDLPYPGGECAGEVIRRAMPVFEEITASGFQNVAVVTHGGLIRIVITALLHMDPKYYRLLGNSLENCSITEIHWNEKTGRFTVERFNDFAHLEPYPQLLRASWVETEN, from the coding sequence ATGAACATTTATTTGATTCGCCATGGACGGCAAAACAGCAGGCTCTGTAATATTGATGTGAATTTATCGGAAGAAGGACTCCGCCAGTCGGCTCTGATGGGAAAACGGCTTGCCGCCAAAACCATTGAAGCGGTGTATTCCAGCCATTTGATCCGGGCGGTGGAAACCGCAAAAGAGGCAAACCGTTACTGGAATGCAGAGCACATCATAAGACAGGAGCTTAGAGAAATTTCCTTCGGGGAAATGGAAGGCCTGGCGGATGAGGAGATTGAGGCAAGGTTTAAGGAGTTTAAGAAAGAACAGGAGCAGATGGAACTGGATTTGCCCTATCCCGGCGGTGAGTGCGCAGGGGAGGTCATAAGGCGGGCAATGCCTGTTTTTGAGGAAATCACCGCAAGCGGCTTCCAGAATGTGGCGGTGGTGACTCACGGGGGCCTGATCCGCATCGTGATCACGGCACTGCTTCATATGGATCCGAAATATTACCGTCTCCTTGGAAACTCTCTTGAAAACTGCAGCATCACGGAAATACACTGGAATGAAAAAACAGGGCGTTTTACAGTGGAACGATTTAATGATTTTGCACATCTGGAACCATATCCCCAGCTTTTGCGGGCAAGCTGGGTGGAGACAGAAAACTGA
- a CDS encoding nucleotidyltransferase, which produces MVKNKHSLAVGIIAEYNPFHNGHAYHIRKAKEMTQADYCIVVMSGDFVQRGAPAIYDKYTRTAMALSCGADLVIEIPSVFASSSAEDFAACAVALLNNLGVTGAFCFGSECGDVEKLSGIASILATEPPVYTKELRRELKKGATFPEARNQALISCGILKEEEASILTSPNNILGIEYCKALYRQKSPMTPVTLSRKGSGYHDTSLASEHYSSATGIRKALHENPDILEQADSSQIQVPDAVKQMMSQGFPVFPDDFSALLNTSLLKLDYEGIPFQKYADVSEELASRLLKQLTDFLPFEERINQLKTRQYTYTRISRALLHIALGITSHQVVLGRNAGYAPYARVLGFKKTSAPLMGEIKKRGSIPLITKTADARLILSGVAWSMLRQDFYCSHIYQTIVQDKYPIKMKNEFTHSVVIL; this is translated from the coding sequence ATGGTGAAAAATAAACATTCTCTTGCCGTTGGCATTATCGCCGAATACAACCCCTTCCACAATGGACATGCCTACCATATCAGGAAGGCTAAGGAAATGACACAGGCAGACTATTGCATCGTAGTCATGAGCGGAGATTTTGTCCAAAGAGGAGCGCCTGCCATCTATGATAAATATACCAGGACAGCCATGGCATTGTCCTGCGGAGCCGACCTTGTGATCGAGATACCCTCTGTTTTTGCCTCCAGCAGCGCAGAAGACTTTGCCGCCTGCGCAGTCGCTCTCCTTAACAATCTGGGAGTGACGGGTGCCTTCTGTTTTGGAAGCGAATGCGGAGATGTGGAAAAACTTTCCGGTATTGCTTCTATTTTAGCCACCGAACCCCCTGTTTATACGAAGGAGCTGCGCAGGGAGCTGAAAAAGGGGGCCACCTTTCCGGAAGCCAGGAATCAGGCTTTGATTTCCTGCGGAATACTAAAAGAGGAGGAGGCCTCCATCCTGACTTCCCCAAACAACATCCTTGGGATCGAATATTGCAAGGCCCTTTACCGGCAAAAAAGCCCGATGACTCCTGTCACCCTTTCCAGAAAAGGCAGCGGCTATCACGATACCAGCCTGGCCTCAGAGCATTACAGTTCTGCCACCGGGATCCGGAAAGCCCTTCATGAAAACCCGGATATCCTGGAGCAGGCCGATTCCTCTCAGATACAGGTGCCTGATGCCGTAAAGCAGATGATGTCTCAGGGCTTCCCTGTGTTTCCTGATGATTTCAGCGCCCTGTTAAATACCTCCTTGCTGAAATTGGATTATGAAGGGATTCCCTTTCAGAAATATGCCGATGTTTCGGAGGAATTGGCGTCAAGGCTTTTAAAGCAGCTTACAGATTTCCTTCCCTTTGAAGAACGGATCAACCAGTTAAAAACAAGACAGTATACTTACACCCGGATCAGCCGGGCCCTTCTCCATATCGCTTTGGGGATCACTTCCCATCAGGTCGTTTTGGGCCGGAACGCCGGCTATGCTCCATATGCCCGTGTTTTAGGCTTTAAAAAGACATCCGCCCCCCTTATGGGAGAAATAAAAAAGAGAGGGAGCATCCCTCTCATAACAAAAACCGCCGATGCCAGGCTCATCCTTTCCGGCGTTGCCTGGTCCATGCTCCGGCAGGATTTTTACTGCTCCCACATTTATCAGACCATTGTGCAGGACAAATATCCCATAAAAATGAAAAACGAGTTCACCCATTCCGTCGTCATTCTATGA
- a CDS encoding sugar phosphate isomerase/epimerase family protein, whose amino-acid sequence MLLGTQERDFFPKDLTEKFKFMKAIGFECFEVDGKVLMEQAEEIKRAIDVSGLPVSSACGGYRGWIGDFIEERRLNGIDDLKVIIRNLKEVGGTGVVVPAAWGMFTYRLPPMVSPRSKEGDRKAILDSLRQLDETADTYGINICLEPLNRYQDHMLNTTEDAVSIIDEGKFKMVKVTADFYHMAIEEDDISETLEKYKDYIGHVHIAENHRYQPGSGSIDFKRHMETLKRMGYEGAVVNEGRIRGEDPLKAYENSIAYMKQFI is encoded by the coding sequence ATGTTGCTGGGAACACAGGAGCGGGATTTTTTTCCGAAGGATCTGACAGAGAAATTCAAGTTTATGAAGGCCATTGGATTTGAGTGCTTTGAGGTGGATGGAAAAGTCCTCATGGAACAGGCTGAGGAAATAAAACGCGCCATTGATGTCTCGGGACTTCCGGTATCCAGCGCATGCGGCGGTTACCGCGGCTGGATCGGTGATTTTATTGAAGAGAGAAGACTGAACGGCATCGATGATTTAAAGGTGATTATCCGCAATTTAAAGGAAGTGGGAGGAACCGGAGTTGTAGTGCCGGCTGCCTGGGGAATGTTTACATACCGCCTTCCGCCAATGGTTTCCCCAAGAAGCAAAGAAGGAGACCGGAAAGCAATTCTGGATTCTTTGAGGCAGCTTGACGAGACGGCTGATACATATGGAATAAACATCTGCCTGGAGCCGCTGAACCGTTATCAGGATCATATGCTCAATACCACAGAAGACGCGGTTTCCATCATTGATGAGGGAAAATTTAAAATGGTAAAAGTTACGGCAGACTTTTATCATATGGCGATTGAGGAGGACGATATCTCTGAAACGCTGGAGAAATATAAAGATTACATCGGCCATGTTCATATTGCCGAAAATCACAGATATCAGCCGGGCAGCGGCAGCATTGATTTTAAACGGCACATGGAGACATTAAAGCGAATGGGTTATGAGGGTGCGGTTGTCAATGAGGGGAGAATACGGGGCGAAGATCCGCTTAAGGCTTATGAGAATTCCATCGCTTATATGAAACAGTTCATATAG
- a CDS encoding NUDIX hydrolase, with amino-acid sequence MELWDVYDENRVATGKTHVRGVPLAQGEYHLVADVWLVNEDQEILLTKRHPDKPYGLMWECTGGSALTGETSVEGALRELSEEVGIRAEKDQLFLIHTIRQKERFVDTYITRQKVTIKDITIQKEEVVDAKFVTFEQLLEMWKQGIVVPKSRFLLYKDRIQEFLQPLS; translated from the coding sequence ATGGAGCTTTGGGATGTTTACGATGAAAACAGAGTGGCCACCGGAAAAACCCATGTCAGGGGTGTACCGCTGGCCCAGGGGGAATACCATCTTGTAGCAGATGTCTGGCTGGTAAATGAAGATCAGGAAATTTTGCTGACAAAGAGGCATCCGGATAAGCCCTATGGCCTTATGTGGGAATGCACCGGAGGCTCTGCTCTTACGGGGGAAACAAGTGTGGAGGGAGCCCTTCGGGAGCTTTCAGAAGAAGTTGGAATACGGGCGGAAAAAGATCAGCTCTTTCTGATCCATACCATCCGTCAGAAAGAGCGTTTTGTAGATACCTATATTACCAGGCAAAAGGTCACCATAAAAGATATAACCATTCAGAAGGAAGAAGTGGTGGATGCAAAATTTGTTACATTTGAGCAGCTCCTTGAAATGTGGAAACAGGGGATCGTGGTTCCAAAATCCCGGTTTCTTCTATATAAAGACAGGATCCAGGAATTCCTTCAGCCGCTGTCATAG
- a CDS encoding Gfo/Idh/MocA family protein: protein MNNLRVAIIGAGQVARTSHIKYYQDMDGVAVDAVCDINGKAAEDTAKDFGIPRWYSDVFLMLKEAEPDAVSICVPNKFHCDMTCTALEHGCHVLCEKPPAITVKEAEQMRDTAKRWGKVLTFGFHFRYAERIAFLKKQIENGELGAIYAGDVTWMRRRGIPGWGNFTDKELQGGGPLIDIGVHILDLAVYLMNYPLIDYVCATASDRIGKRGGTGFLGNWDKERFGVEDGLFGFIKFADGSSLNIRTSYAVNIGEKEKRTLCLYGDKKGLSVFPAELYGEEDGWQENRTYPFDELRDWHYDCVRHFVECCREEAVSLVTPDQAVYVQKLIAGLYRSAETGKPVVYGAGNVDLI from the coding sequence ATGAACAATTTAAGGGTGGCAATAATCGGAGCCGGGCAGGTTGCCCGGACTTCTCATATCAAATATTATCAGGACATGGACGGAGTGGCGGTTGATGCTGTCTGTGATATCAATGGGAAAGCTGCCGAGGATACGGCAAAGGACTTTGGAATTCCCCGATGGTACAGCGATGTTTTCCTCATGCTTAAGGAAGCAGAGCCGGATGCGGTCAGCATCTGCGTGCCCAATAAATTTCACTGTGATATGACCTGTACTGCCTTGGAGCATGGCTGTCATGTTCTCTGTGAAAAGCCGCCGGCAATAACGGTAAAGGAGGCTGAACAGATGAGGGATACGGCAAAGCGATGGGGAAAAGTTCTGACCTTTGGATTCCACTTTCGTTATGCCGAACGGATTGCATTTCTGAAGAAACAGATCGAAAACGGGGAGCTGGGTGCCATTTATGCCGGGGACGTAACCTGGATGCGCCGGAGGGGGATCCCGGGCTGGGGGAATTTTACTGATAAAGAGCTTCAGGGCGGCGGGCCGTTGATTGACATTGGAGTGCATATTCTGGATCTGGCGGTTTATCTCATGAACTATCCGCTTATTGACTATGTCTGCGCCACGGCTTCCGACAGGATCGGCAAAAGGGGAGGGACGGGCTTCCTGGGAAATTGGGACAAAGAGCGGTTCGGTGTGGAGGACGGATTATTTGGTTTCATTAAATTTGCCGACGGCAGTTCCTTAAATATCAGAACCTCTTATGCAGTTAATATTGGGGAAAAGGAGAAACGAACGCTCTGTCTGTATGGTGATAAAAAGGGCCTCAGTGTATTTCCTGCGGAGCTGTACGGGGAAGAAGACGGATGGCAGGAAAACCGGACATACCCCTTTGATGAGCTGCGGGACTGGCATTATGACTGCGTCAGGCATTTCGTGGAATGCTGCCGGGAGGAGGCTGTTAGTCTGGTGACACCGGATCAGGCCGTCTATGTTCAGAAACTGATTGCCGGTCTGTATCGTTCGGCAGAGACCGGAAAACCGGTTGTATATGGGGCTGGAAACGTTGATCTAATATAG
- the rpmF gene encoding 50S ribosomal protein L32 codes for MSICPKNKSSKGRRDKRRANWKMSAPNLVKCSKCGALMMPHRVCKACGSYNKKEIISVE; via the coding sequence ATGTCTATTTGTCCAAAGAACAAATCTTCTAAAGGAAGAAGAGACAAACGCAGAGCAAACTGGAAAATGAGCGCTCCAAACTTAGTGAAGTGCAGTAAGTGCGGTGCACTTATGATGCCTCACAGAGTATGCAAGGCTTGCGGTTCTTACAACAAGAAAGAAATCATTTCTGTTGAGTAA
- a CDS encoding LacI family DNA-binding transcriptional regulator: MEVIQKANMIQIAEHCGVSLKTVSRVLNHPEQVSPKTREAVRRSMEQCGFQVNLLAKGLKQNRTNIIIVFLDKHNDAYMNLWRSEMLKHIFRYSSKIGLKVIVSPSDCYGFREDETDGFYLLSSGIADGAILLEYMIKDQRIEYLKRTATPYVVLGQPKEKDIPAVSLDNFDVGLSGGKYLREKGFQNICYLTNDENFYSTELRVNGFLKAVPDGQVIYGVKDARSAYEKTKELLADGKTDCIFTNGDNRFLGIYRAAFESGKKIPEDLGVLSADNLSINEEAYPALSSLGQDFERLAKECISLLQLLLQKDQNNEELKKTQMFLPSTIIERESTR, from the coding sequence GTGGAGGTTATTCAGAAAGCAAATATGATACAGATAGCCGAGCACTGCGGTGTGTCCCTAAAGACGGTATCGAGAGTGCTCAATCACCCGGAACAGGTAAGCCCCAAAACGAGAGAGGCAGTCAGACGTTCCATGGAGCAGTGCGGGTTTCAGGTGAACCTTTTGGCAAAGGGCTTAAAGCAGAACAGAACCAACATCATTATCGTGTTTCTGGATAAGCACAATGATGCATATATGAATCTGTGGAGAAGCGAGATGCTGAAACATATCTTTCGCTACTCCAGTAAGATTGGTCTGAAGGTAATTGTATCGCCGTCAGATTGCTATGGATTCCGGGAGGACGAGACAGATGGATTTTACCTTCTATCCAGCGGGATTGCTGATGGAGCCATTCTTTTGGAATACATGATAAAGGATCAGCGGATCGAATATTTAAAGCGTACAGCTACTCCCTATGTGGTGCTGGGACAGCCCAAGGAGAAGGATATTCCAGCTGTCAGTCTGGATAATTTTGATGTGGGACTGTCTGGCGGCAAATATTTGAGGGAAAAGGGCTTTCAGAACATCTGCTATCTGACCAATGACGAGAACTTCTATTCCACAGAGCTGCGTGTAAACGGCTTTTTAAAGGCAGTACCGGATGGACAAGTGATCTACGGTGTGAAAGATGCCAGAAGCGCTTATGAAAAGACAAAGGAGCTGTTAGCTGACGGGAAGACGGACTGTATCTTCACAAACGGTGACAACCGCTTCCTGGGAATTTATAGGGCGGCATTCGAAAGCGGAAAAAAGATACCTGAGGATTTGGGGGTGCTGTCAGCCGATAACTTGTCCATCAACGAGGAGGCTTACCCGGCCCTGTCATCTTTAGGCCAGGACTTTGAAAGGCTGGCAAAAGAATGCATCAGCCTGCTTCAGCTGCTTCTCCAAAAAGATCAGAACAATGAAGAACTAAAAAAGACACAGATGTTTCTGCCATCCACGATTATTGAACGGGAGTCCACCCGATGA
- a CDS encoding class I SAM-dependent methyltransferase, producing the protein MEEKERENLIQIGREFLDENLLRIVVSNPADKQGVSKVKVRPLLLKGSLIFQAEELVGNQAFHKNYSAEECMSYIADLLDGKLRQMELDSGKGQVRVLVSKKGNLSIKVKRQQKIAAPSPVLQHNRQKTYILKEGTTVPFLVDLGVMTEEGKIIASRYDKFRQINRFLEFIEDILPRLDKNRENVIIDFGCGKSYLTFAMYYYLHELKGYSIRVIGLDLKQTVIDDCNRLGERYGYDKLKFYHGDIASYEGVDHVDMVVTLHACDTATDYALAKAVKWGASVILSVPCCQHELNKTMDQELMAPVFQYGLIRERMAALYTDALRAEILESRGYRTQILEFIDMEHTPKNILIRAVKQGGKKDNRKEIGEILEFLHGKLTLANLLLEDDTKWKADGNF; encoded by the coding sequence ATGGAAGAAAAGGAAAGAGAAAATCTAATTCAGATCGGAAGGGAATTTCTGGATGAAAATCTGCTTCGGATCGTAGTCAGCAATCCGGCGGATAAGCAGGGCGTTTCCAAGGTAAAGGTACGCCCGCTTTTGCTAAAAGGAAGCCTGATCTTTCAGGCGGAGGAGCTGGTTGGGAACCAGGCCTTCCATAAGAATTATTCTGCAGAGGAATGCATGTCCTATATAGCGGACTTGCTGGATGGGAAGCTGCGCCAGATGGAACTGGATTCCGGGAAGGGCCAGGTAAGAGTTTTGGTGAGTAAAAAAGGGAATCTCAGCATCAAGGTGAAGCGGCAGCAGAAGATTGCAGCGCCTTCCCCAGTTCTTCAGCATAACAGACAGAAGACCTATATTTTAAAAGAAGGGACAACCGTTCCGTTTCTGGTGGATTTAGGCGTCATGACGGAGGAAGGGAAGATCATTGCCTCCCGGTATGATAAGTTCCGGCAGATCAACCGGTTTTTGGAATTTATTGAGGATATTCTTCCAAGGCTTGATAAGAACAGGGAGAATGTGATCATTGATTTTGGATGCGGGAAATCTTATCTGACTTTTGCCATGTATTACTATCTTCATGAGTTAAAAGGGTATTCTATCCGCGTCATTGGGCTGGATTTAAAACAGACGGTCATTGATGACTGCAACCGTTTAGGAGAACGGTATGGGTATGATAAGCTGAAATTTTATCATGGGGATATTGCCTCCTATGAAGGAGTGGATCATGTGGACATGGTTGTAACACTTCATGCCTGCGATACCGCTACGGATTATGCCCTTGCAAAGGCAGTTAAGTGGGGAGCTTCTGTCATTTTGTCGGTTCCCTGCTGTCAGCATGAACTGAATAAGACCATGGATCAAGAGCTTATGGCTCCTGTATTTCAATATGGCCTCATCCGGGAACGGATGGCAGCGCTTTATACCGATGCCCTCAGAGCGGAAATTCTGGAAAGCCGGGGATACCGCACTCAGATCCTGGAATTTATCGATATGGAGCACACTCCCAAGAATATTCTGATCCGCGCAGTAAAGCAGGGCGGAAAGAAGGACAACCGAAAGGAGATAGGGGAGATCCTGGAATTTCTTCATGGAAAACTGACTCTTGCAAACCTGTTGCTGGAAGATGATACAAAATGGAAAGCAGATGGTAATTTCTGA